DNA from Elusimicrobiota bacterium:
ATCTTGAAACAAGGATAGCGATCTTAAGGAAAAAAGCCGAAGAGGAACATCTCTATATTCCGGACGATGTAATACTATATATTGCAACCCATGTAAAATCCAATATTCGCGAGCTTGAAGGTTCTTTGCTTAGAATTACGGCTTTTTCAGCTTTTACAGGAACGCCTTTAACCGTAGATTCTGTTCAAAAAATTCTGAAAGATATTGTGAGCCCCCCGGAAGACGCTGCCCCGATAACCATAGATAAAATACAGCATGTCGTCGCAAAACATTTTAATCTGGACTTAAAAGATATGAAATCAAAACGCCGCACAGACGCCGTAGCTTTTCCCAGGCAAATCGCCATGTATCTTGCAAGAACGCTGACAGATGAGTTTTCTACAAACGATATCGGCGAAGCCTTCGGCGGAAAAGACCATACGACCGTTATGCACGCCTGCAACAAAATAAAAGCCAAGATGTCTACGGACCCGTATTTCGTTGCCAAGATAAACCAAATAAGCAAAGAAATACGCGAAGGAAAAGAATAGTATAAATATTTCTAAAATACCCTTTTTGGTTGAAGAAAGGTTTTAAAACTTGCGTAGTGGAAAACTTTTAGTTCTTATCAACATTAATTAAGACTTTAACTAAATAAAGAAATTTGTTTTAAAACCAAAAAGATTTTTAGATAATAAAAGTTCTACACATTATACATAACATTATTACGATTACTACTGTTCTTTATTCTAAGAAAGGAGAAAGAAGATGAAAATAATTTGTGGAAAAGAGGAACTCTTAAAAGGAGCCCAGCTTGTACAGACTATTGTTGCGCCAAGAAGCACACTTCCGATTCTTTCAAATTTTCTTCTTGAAGCAGAAGGAAATAAGATAAGACTATCTTCAACTGACCTTGAGGTGGGAGTTTCCTGTTATATAAAAGGAGAAATAGTCAAAGAGGGAAGTATTACAATACCTGCCAAAAGATTCACTGATATAGTAAAAGAATTACCGGAAGAAACCAATATTGAAATGCGTTCTGATGATATAAATCAAGTAAGTATTAAATGCGGAAATTCCCGTTTCAGCTTGATGGGCCTGCCTAAGGCCGATTATCCGGTACTGCCCGATTTCCCAAAAGAGAAAGTACTAAAAATTGCAAAAGAAACTCTTAAAACAATGCTGAGAAGAACGGCGTTTTCTGTTTCAAACGATGAGTCAAGATATATTTTAAACGGAACATACTTTAATGTTGAAAACGGTATTGCAAAAATGGTTGCAACGGACGGAAGAAGGCTTGCCTATATTTCCCGCGAACTGCCGGACAAGAAAATAACTATGGCCGTAGTAATTCCGGCGAAAGCGATAAATGAAATTCAAAAAATACTTTCCTTAGATGAAACCTCCTCTGATGTAAAAATGGGGGTAACAGAAAACCAGGTTGCATTCCAGATAGGCGATGTTTTGCTTACTTCTCGTCTAATAGAAGGAACTTTTCCGAACTACGAACAGGTGATACCGAAGAAAAATGAGGCCCAGATAAAATTAAATGCGAAGGAAGCGCTTTCCGCGGTAAAACAGATGTCTCTTTTAGCGATTGATAAGACTTCTTCAATAAAATTCCTTTTCGGAAAAGGCACTTTAAGAGTATCGGCTTCTGCGCAAGGCCTGGGCGAAGGCGAAGTTGAAATGATTACAAATTATAACGGCGAAAACCTTGAAATTGCGTTTAACCCGTCTTTTTTAATGGATATACTTAAAAATGTTGATGATGAGCAGGTTTATTTTGAGTTATCAAACGCGCTTACGCCTGCATTAATAACGCCGACAAAGGATAAGAATTATCTCTGCGTAGTTATGCCTATGAGGATATGAAGCTCAATAAGTTTGAATTGTAGTTTTCTTAATTGTCATTGCGAAATCCGCCGAAGCACATTCTACTATTTGCTGCGGTAGATGAAGGCAGGACATTCCTCGACTTATTCAGATTTATCAAGACGGTTTTTTGCGAAGGTGGATAAATGCCTTTTAGTTCCTCAAGCGATATTATTTCGTTAATTAAAAAACAGCTTGGCTTGGATGAAAAAACATTTTCTGTTATGAAAGCTTGGGACAAAGAATTTGCCCCGATATTCAGCTATGCCGAGCTGGTCGGGCTTCAAAAAGGCGAACTGATAATTGAAGTTTTGTCCAGCGTTCATTTTCAGGAGCTGGCTTTAAGAAGAAATGAGATCATAAACAAAATAAACCAGTACGCAGGGAAAGAAAAAGTTGTTAAAGGTATTAAAATCAAGCTTAAGAATTGATGCGGAGGAATAGTTAAATGGCAAAAAATGCAGCCAACGAAGCAGTAAAAGATTCCTATGATGCGTCTAAAATACAGGTTTTGGAGGGCTTGGACGCGGTTAGAAAACGTCCTGCGATGTATGTCGGCTCAACAGGTTCGGCAGGGCTGCACCATTTAGTATATGAAGCGGTAGACAATTCAATAGACGAAGTTTTAGCGGGATTTTGCAAAAACATAGACGTGATTATTCATCCGGACAATTCCGTTACGGTATTAGATGACGGGCGGGGAATACCCGTTGACCCGCATCCTAAATTTAAAAATATGTCTGCCCTTGAAGTTGTTATGACAAAACTGCACGCGGGCGGAAAATTTGACCATAACGCATATAAGGTTTCCGGCGGCTTGCACGGCGTAGGAATATCTGTTGTAAATGCCTTGTCGGAGACATTAAAAGTTGAAGTATACAGGGACGGGAAAATATATTTTCAGGAGTATGACAGGGGAAAACCTAAAGACGGGCTAAAAGCAATAGGAAAAAGCGATGACCGGGGCACAAAGGTAACATTTAAGCCCGATGCGGAGATTTTTGAGGACACAAAATATTCATTTGATATTTTGTCAAACCGTTTGAGGGAACTGGCATTTCTTAACGCGGGCACCCATATAACAATTATAGACGAAAGAGAAGACAAAGAACACACCTTTGACTACGAAGGAGGACTAAACACTTTTGTCAGATACTTAAATGCCAACAAAACGGCGCTGCATAACCAGCCCATATATTTCTGCAAAGAAAAAGATAATAACGTAGTTGAAGTAGCAATGCAGTATAACGATTCTTACAATGAGCAAATTTTTACCTTTGTAAACAATATCAACACAATTGAAGGCGGAACCCATCTTTCGGGTTTTCGTTCGGCTTTGACTAGGGTTGTAAACGACTATATCAAGAAAAATGAGGTTTCAAAAAATAAAGATATGTCCCTTTCAGGCGAAGATGTCAGAGAGGGTTTAACTGC
Protein-coding regions in this window:
- the dnaN gene encoding DNA polymerase III subunit beta, whose protein sequence is MKIICGKEELLKGAQLVQTIVAPRSTLPILSNFLLEAEGNKIRLSSTDLEVGVSCYIKGEIVKEGSITIPAKRFTDIVKELPEETNIEMRSDDINQVSIKCGNSRFSLMGLPKADYPVLPDFPKEKVLKIAKETLKTMLRRTAFSVSNDESRYILNGTYFNVENGIAKMVATDGRRLAYISRELPDKKITMAVVIPAKAINEIQKILSLDETSSDVKMGVTENQVAFQIGDVLLTSRLIEGTFPNYEQVIPKKNEAQIKLNAKEALSAVKQMSLLAIDKTSSIKFLFGKGTLRVSASAQGLGEGEVEMITNYNGENLEIAFNPSFLMDILKNVDDEQVYFELSNALTPALITPTKDKNYLCVVMPMRI
- a CDS encoding DciA family protein, with translation MPFSSSSDIISLIKKQLGLDEKTFSVMKAWDKEFAPIFSYAELVGLQKGELIIEVLSSVHFQELALRRNEIINKINQYAGKEKVVKGIKIKLKN